A genomic region of Salvelinus alpinus chromosome 12, SLU_Salpinus.1, whole genome shotgun sequence contains the following coding sequences:
- the LOC139536325 gene encoding dual specificity calcium/calmodulin-dependent 3',5'-cyclic nucleotide phosphodiesterase 1B-like: protein MAELVRVRKKHLQTPISRLRCMVKQLEAKDVDFEDLKKNLDYTASLLEAVYIDGTRQGLDAEDDLQKLHSDGVPTEVTDWLASTFTQRARRPARRSDDKPKFRSIVHAVQAGIFVERMFRRAYTAAMPDQPAAVVNCLRDIDRWNFDVFALNTASDDHALQTLVFELVTRYELNSRFKIPISCLMSFLEKLEKGYSKHSNPYHSSVHAADVTQTLHCLLLRTGLVHWLTELEVLASLFAAAIHDYEHTGTTNNFHIHTKSDFAMIYNDRSVQESHHISAAFHLLQDDQSNIFTNLSREQWMELRALVIEMVLATDMSSHLVQVKAMKGCLQQHEGIDKPKALSLLLHTADISHPSKPWSLHSRWTKALMDEFFRQGDREAELGLPFSPLCDRNSTLVAESQIGFIDFIVDPTFSLLTDVAEKIVIPLVEDNPGPPDPCNRHSNLWKESSRGLQWSLSHITSELVSFRSTWTRHTEDNKFKWKESGSNGLLDQIVSKEPSAGEDNELSEQLLQSPSNDAQQ, encoded by the exons GCTGAGGTGTATGGTCAAGCAACTGGAGGCGAAAGACGTGGACTTCGAAGATCTGAAGAAGAACCTGGACTACACAGCATCATTACTGGAGGCTGTTTACATTGATGGGACCAG ACAGGGTCTGGACGCAGAGGACGACCTCCAGAAGCTGCACTCTGATGGCGTGCCCACGGAGGTCACTGATTGGCTGGCTTCAACCTTCACTCAGAGGGCCCGCCGCCCCGCCCGCCGCTCTGACGACAAACCAAAGTTCCGCAGCATCGTCCACGCAGTGCAGGCTGGGATCTTTGTCGAGAG GATGTTCAGAAGGGCCTACACTGCTGCCATGCCTGACCAGCCTGCAGCAGTAGTTAACTGTCTCAGG GACATTGACCGGTGGAACTTTGATGTGTTTGCCCTGAACACAGCCAGTGATGACCacgcactacagaccctggtcttCGAGCTGGTGACACGATACGAACTCAACAGCAGATTCAAG ATCCCAATCTCCTGTCTGATGTCCTTCTTGGAGAAGCTGGAGAAAGGGTACAGTAAACACAGCAACCCCTACCACAGCAGTGTCCACGCAGCCGACGTCACACAAACCCTACACTGTCTGCTCCTCCGTACAGGACTAGTG CACTGGTTGACTGAACTGGAGGTCCTGGCGTCCCTGTTTGCTGCGGCCATCCATGACTACGAACACACTGGAACTACAAACAACTTCCACATTCACACAAA gtCAGACTTTGCTATGATCTACAACGACCGGTCAGTCCAGGAGAGCCATCACATCAGTGCTGCGTTCCATCTTCTACAGGACGACCAATCCAACATCTTCACGAACCTCTCCAGAGAACAGTGGAT ggagcTGCGAGCGCTGGTGATAGAGATGGTGTTGGCTACAGACATGTCGTCTCACCTTGTCCAGGTCAAAGCCATGAAGGGGTGTCTGCAGCAGCATGAAGG CATAGACAAACCAAAAGCGCTGTCCCTACTACTGCACACTGCAGACATCAGCCACCCCTCTAAGCCCTGGAGTCTACACTCTCGCTGGACCAAAGCCCTCATGGACGAGTTCTTCAGACAG ggtgacagagaggcagagcttggtcttcccttctctccactgTGTGATCGGAACAGCACCCTGGTCGCAGAGTCACAAATAG GTTTCATAGACTTCATAGTAGACCCTACCTTCTCCCTACTGACTGACGTGGCTGAGAAGATAGTCATTCCCCTGGTGGAAGACAACCCAGGCCCACCGGACCCCTGCAATCGACATAG TAATCTGTGGAAGGAGAGTTCCAGAGGACTACAGTGGAGCTTGTCTCACATCACCTCAGAACTGGTCAGCTTCAGATCCACCTGGACACGACACACAGAAGACAACAAGTTCAAATGGAAGGAGAGCGGCTCCAATG GGCTCTTGGATCAGATCGTGTCGAAGGAGCCGTCGGCTGGTGAAGACAATGAGCTCTCTGAACAACTGCTGCAGTCCCCTTCTAATGATGCTCAACAGTAG